From Panicum hallii strain FIL2 chromosome 2, PHallii_v3.1, whole genome shotgun sequence, a single genomic window includes:
- the LOC112880323 gene encoding putative disease resistance RPP13-like protein 3 isoform X3 yields MAEAVIGPLLGRIQQLVVSEGRKLAAVSEDIQSLRDKLILIQAFLWDADLRRRAMSDEFTRAWVQQIRDAVFDAQDSIDQYFFRVDLSRV; encoded by the coding sequence ATGGCGGAGGCCGTCATTGGGCCGCTGCTGGGGAGGATCCAGCAGCTGGTGGTGAGCGAGGGTAGGAAGTTGGCGGCTGTAAGCGAGGACATTCAGAGCCTCCGTGACAAGCTCATCCTCATTCAGGCCTTCCTCTGGGATGCGGACCTTCGCCGTCGTGCAATGTCCGACGAGTTCACACGAGCATGGGTGCAGCAAATCCGAGATGCCGTGTTTGACGCACAGGATTCTATCGACCAATACTTCTTCAGGGTGGACCTCTCGAG